The Vitis vinifera cultivar Pinot Noir 40024 chromosome 7, ASM3070453v1 genomic interval AGGATGCTCAAGACATAGAGATCCCCAATATTAGATGGGATGTCTTTGAGTTGATGATGAGGTCAGAATTTCTAGATTTGCCATgttattaaaaaggaaaaggcaTTGATTGTTCCCCACAATATGCTGATGTTTCactgtttctattttttatcttatgcTTGCAGATACATATACACAGGATCAGTGGATGTCAATTTAGATATTGCACAGGATCTTCTCAGAGCTGCTGATCAGTATCTTTTAGAAGGACTTAAGCGTCTCTGTGAATATGCAATTGCACAGGTGAGCTAAGAAATCAGTTGGATAACTGCCTTTTCATTTTGTAGAACACGTATTGGTCTAAAACCTACTCATTATCTTCTTCAGGACATTTCTGTGGAAAATGTTTCGCTCATGTATGAGTTATCAGAGGCCTTTAACGCAATGACACTGAGACATACTTGCATCCTGTATATTTTGGAGCACTTTGAGAAATTGACTGTTAAGCCATGGTATGTTCTTCTGAGCCACTAATACCTCCACAGATTTATTGAATGAAGTCAAACATAGACTGTTGCTCTGTTTTAAAGCCTATTTCTCTCTTACAACTTAATAGAACATCCAGGGATTTTTTACATTTGAAATCTATTCATTTCCTCAATATCTGTCAAACAAATTCAATGAAGACATGAGTTTCCTCCACAGATATTCTCCAAGCACACTTCAGTATGCCCGTTACATTATTCCTCTTGTAGTACCCTAGTACCATGTTCATTCCCCATCAGTTTTGGACCATCAATTcttaaatcaaatcaaacctATGGTGATCAACATTATAAAAGTTTGACTGGAGGGCTTTCACCACTCTGCAGGATCTTAATATCTAATTATTATGTACAAAAAAATGCAGGTACTCTCGTCTGATCCAATGTATATTACCAGAAATCCGCAAATTCTTCAGAGAAGCACTTACCAAGCCGGTCGAACCAGTCCTGACCTTGTCGACATGAAGCTTGTACGAATGGTTCAGCCTAGGTTTTGATCTTTTGACTACACTTTCTCGACTAGGGATGAAGAATGTACAGAAAATAGAACTTCTTCCTCGTTGTTGAGGGAATGAGAGGAGTAAATTTGAGTAGTATTGACTTGTAGTTGTAGGCACGTACCTTGGGATGCTCTTACATTTTCATTATATAGATTGGTCAGATAGTGGGAACATATATGTAAAGTGGGTTTGGTTTTTGAACAAGCCACGAGCTTCAGATATTGGAAAAGAGACAACGGAGAAAACTATGAAGTTTCAATTTTCATGTCAATAAGTGAAGAGAAATACTAAATTTaagagtttatttttttattgaatagaaaaagttaaaatatttgattttttttatttaattaaaagtaatttattaatattatttaatataattaaattgaatttattaataatagatttatttttgttatattgaatgatgttaataaattatttttaatttaatataaaaaattaaatattttaattttttctattttatcaaaaaataaatatcatcttaatattaaaagtgatagttttaatattagctcaaatttttatttatttattttttcaaatactccaatgtttgaaaatcaaatataatttttaaatgatgtTTGTATGAATAGTATAATAAttggttttatatttataaaatataattttcaaacataaatacaatttttgagaatttatttttataatatattatcgatgttttcaattgtttttataatatttgaaaacataaacaCACATCTATGATACCTTTataaagaataagttaatttttcttttcaattctaagtttttaaaaagttttatttataaaaacaattaaaaattgtttttaataagtGTGTTCGAAAACATTATCGGGTagattcttttaaaatttaaaatatggtataaattaattgtattatagttttcattttcaCTGTTCCCCTGCATCCACCCGCACGATGCGGCCCACCACCGGCCATTCACCCAATGCCAAATTGCCAATAGAAATGCGGGTTCAGTGGATGGAACATGAGCAGCGAAGTAGAGGATTGGAGCATGGAGATGAGCACTTTCGCTTTTTCATGTGTACCAGAGCAACTTTGGACTCTCCTGAGCGGTGCGAGTCTCGCCATGGAAGCAACTCTTCTGAGCTCTCATCATTTCAATCCCCGATTCTTCTCTCCAAAACCCTTCAAATTTCCAGGTCTGTTCATCTGTTTGGTTCTCGAgaaaatgaccaaaaaaaatggatagaaaacaaatgaaattgagcctttttctgttttgttattgttattagtaggattattattattgttattatttgttttcattgacAAACACAAAGGCCTCCACTCTACTCAGTTCTGACACAACTATTTGCcttcatatgtttttttaacCCTAAGATTAAAAATTCCTTTGCTGTTCTTGGTCGCCAAACGGGGTAATTTAGCTTTACTCTCTCGGTTGTAACTTCATGATGTTGTTTTCCTTTGAAACTTGTTGTGAgcttaatttgttttgttttttctgtttATGCTTGTGAATGGTACCTTCTGTTGGACGTTAGGATCTTGTTTTTGGCGGTGGAGAGGGGTTCTAGGGTTTCGGAACGAGTCTTTTACTCGGTGACACTGATTTCAGAGGCTTGCATGGTGAAAGTTTATGAAATTCTAAATTGGTCCAGTGTTTGTTCTGTGTTAGGGAAGCTGGATGTTTATATTTTGCAGTTTTGTTTCTGTTTGTGTTGATCCTGTTAGTGGTTTTGTGGTGAGTATTATTTGTGAAATAGAGTTAAAATCAGTCAGCCATGTAAGAAGGTTTGGATTTCTAGCAATAGGATAAGTCTAATGGCTACTGGAGTGGCATTTGGCATATGGTATTCAGCAGGCCTCTTTGCAGCAGTTGtgtaattgttttcatttttaaaatgaaaataatgaacatattcatatttagttttttttaaattgctaAGGTgcttacaatttttaaaatgccAAAAACAATGATCCATTTTACTGTTTCTAAAAACATGTCATCAAACATgttctctattttccttttgattattttttatctgTTTTCAGAACAGGTAAGTGTTATCATTTCCCACCAAACAGGCCCTGTGTCATCTTTGATTCTCAATTAGTGCAGGGAAATGTGTAGCGAATGAAGTTTTCCACCCGATTGCAATGTGGGATACCCTAGATTTTTGTTCTGAGAAACTTAAAATGCTCCAATACTTATGTGTTTCATGCCTTGCATTATGGGATATGCAGTATGCTTACTgggttatgatatatttttattttcgtcATACTAACATTTGCATATGCTGATTTACTTGAGTTTAATTTGTAACTTTTATTTCTGACATACAGGTGGACAGGTTGAACATGGTCTCCAATTATGTTGTCCATTTTATGCTAGAACCAATGTTTCCCTTAAGTTGATCTCGTCAGAATCTAGTGCAAGGCGTTTTTCGCTGTTAAGCAGACCATTCTTGTCCAGAGCAAACAAAAAGTTGTGTGTTAATTTTTCAGAGCAGCTTCGAAGTGACTATTTGAATGCTGAGGCAACACCTTTGCAGTCTGTAAATGATGAATTATTTCCACAAAGACATGATGATGGATCAGATGTCTTTGGCCCCCACAATGTTAATAACTCAGAGACCTTACAGCCCAGAACTAAAATGTTCAGAAATAGATTTTTGAATTTTGCACGGCTGGGTTCTGTGCTGAATAATGCTGCTGAATCTTTTTTCAAGAGTGAGATAAGACGGAGGTTATTTGTGACAGCAGTATTGCTTGTAATTAGTCGTGTTGGATATTTCATTCCTTTACCCGGGTTTGATAGAAGGCTGATGCCTGAGGACTATCTTAGCTTTGTTTCAGGATCCGTTGGTGAGTAACATACGCATATCCATATAGATGTGTGTGATTGAACTGAATGTCTTGTGTATTTACTTAATAGCCATTTTAGTTGCATTCATATATTTTACTGAAAGCCTGTGTAATATTGATCAACAAAAGGTCAAGAACGAAGGGTGTTTATAAATCTGTGGAGAAATCCTCTCTAGAATTAAGCAAGCAACCAATTTTGAAAGCATATAAATTTGAGACATGACAAATCTGGAAAGTTCAAGCATGAAAAGCTCAAGTTACAAAGACTTGAGGTTCATCACATTTCCTCTGAAGATTGAAAATGTCCCAGTGCTTCAGAAGAGGCACATGTATATATGATACCGACATAACTTAGGTTCGTAGTTGCTATTAGGTATGACATGAGATgggaaattgagaaaatttgcATGAATTCACCACCCAACTAAATATCTAAACTACTAGctattataatgatttttaatgatCTAGTACTAATTCTGTTTTGATTAGGGGGAGGAAAAGCTGTTATTTCTATTTGTTCCTCACCTTGTTAGCCACTCACACTTTGTTTTTGGCAGATGAACTTGGTGATTTTGCAGGAGAGCTTAAGCTGTCTCTTTTCCAGCTTGGAATCAGTCCTCAGATAGCAGCCTCCATTCTTATGCAGGTTTACTTTTTTCATACACCTGAATTTGCTTTTGTGTTTCTTCaatgttctatttttattcATCCCATGTTCTCAAAACATGTTGTGAGATCCTGGTGTTGTACATTGAATTAGTAACTTGGAGGGTAAAGGAGGGTTCAGTGATTAACAATAGACAGAAAGGCCACAAACTTAACAAGAAACAAGCCTGTATGCATAGATTATCTTTGAATCACTGTTACAATAATATTTGTTAGCATGAAATCATGGAATTAATACACAGGTTCATTAAGCTATTtctttttatctatatatttcCATTCAAAGCTCTTGCTTCATTACTTTATAAAGAAACAGTATTCATTAAAGACATGCTTTCTGCCAAAGTTTCTCTTGTCATGCGTTCATTTTGTTCACATAATGAATCATGTGCACAGGTACTTTGTCATGTTGTTCCTTCCTTAGTGAAGCTGCGGAAAGAAGGCTTGGACGGCCATGAGAAGATTAAGAGTTATATGTGTGTCTAGTTAATCATCTCAAGCAGTGAGACGAGTCCTGGCTATTCAAATTCAATATGAATACTGTTTTTATCTAATGTATAATGTAAGTTGCAAACCTTATGGATTTGTTATTAATTTCAGATGGTGGATCTCACTTGGCTTTGCAATATTAGAGGCTCTTGTACTTGCTTGTTATTCGCTTACATATTCAGTCTATGCAGCTAGTCACAGGTAATTTAGAATCAAGaatctcattttcaataatgactcccattttcaataatgttttttcttctattttaataatttaattatatgtgCATTAGGCATTAACATGAGTTAGAGATTGgttatgaaaacaaaataatgcTGACAAGAATCTGCAGCAATAAGATGCTTGTGATGATTTTCATCTAGTACTTAATATTGTCTAGTATGACAGTTATCATGCAGTTAAGCATTTTGATGGGCAGTATGGAAAATATTATGTATAAAGTATTTGACAAGAAGAGATGATCTGCTATAACAGTACAAAATTACAGGGGATAGAGAATACATGGCACTAAACACAAGCCTCAAAGTAGTTTCTATTTCCCTGCTCCATGGTGTCTACGCCCGCCTTGAAACAAAACCCTCTTCTCTTCCTCACCTCTCTACACACCCTGTGAAGCCCTTACAAGTCATCTACATCTCATGAGTATTCCACTTGTGGCCTACAGACACTTATCAAGTTCATAAACCTAATTTTTTGTTGGAAAAAGGATATAAATCCTTTTACTACAAGGgttttcttaaaaacttaaatcCATAAATAATAGAAATGGAGCTGGAAAATTCCAACACTACCAATAGACAGATATGTTCCTTATTACTAAGCCTGTGAATTTTGATTGTTAAGATATTTAGTTTTGTGCAGTAACTAGGAAATTACTCTTAATTCTTTTATGTGAATGGATCAGCTTGTGCTGCTTTCCTGTAGTTTTGTTCTTGTTCTTATTATGTGGAGAAGTGACCTGAATTGCTGTTTTTTTCTCTATCAGATCAGTTTTGGATGTTTATATCTCCCAATGAATCACCATGTCTTCCTATTCTCTTATGCTAGAAAACtgtatcattttcatttatgaatTAAACGACTTGATTTACTAATTCAAAAAAGTGATAAAGTGATAATGATGATTCTTAATATTGAGTAGTTGAGCatacaaaatattttgactcaattttatgattgattgattgatttattttttcttttatgtgttATGTAAAATTCAAGTGGCACATCATATGCCATTCATTTGATTTCTCATGATAGACATTTGCATTTGATAATCTGAACAACGCATGGCTGATTATCCTTTCAAATGTCTTTCAACTGGTGAGGCTGACTTGGGACACCTCATGAGATATTGAAATGGGAAGACAGATTTTCATGAGAAATAGAAATTGGAAACACATTTCCTGAGGATTTGGCCATAAATTTCCTCTTTTACCTAGGTTGTTTAAATTGCTTTCTTTTAGCCAGCTCAGCTTGCACAAATTATATTGCTATATATgcaaagttttctttttttctttttttggtttgatttatgttttttttattcaatttaatattttacagCTTCttgtttattgatgattttaatgAGTTAACAAATAAACATTTTCTTGCTAACTTAAGATATGTTTGCTTAGTTcaattaattgtttttgaaagaaattggatttGTTGCAACTTGATGGTATTTTCAGGGTCAAGCATGTGATGGTTACAACTCTTTTCTTAGTATGTGGTGCAATGACTATGACATGGATCTGTGACAAAATATCAGAATCTGGATTTGGTATTTCCTCTGCATTCTGATTCACATATTTATTACTGTCactcttttttaataaatttctttaaCTTTTCATATCGCATAATCACAGTATGTGCATTGTAGAATCTGGTAGCCAATTAAGCTGGTTTTTCAAGTTTTACTGTTGTCATGTACTTTTGGACCTTTTTGCTGGGTAGTTCTTGGTAAGTCATGCTTGTGATGTCTCTGGGTTCATTTATAGGAAAAGAAGAATGGTCCACTAACTGTAGCTGTAGAATTGGAAAGAAGAATTTTCAAAACTGTAAAAGATGGATGGGAAGGGAGGATTGATGGCCCACCAGttaattctatattttttttataagattctGTTATGAACAACATTTTCTTAAGGTGATGAAGCCTTACACCACTCCTGTTGCATTGGTCTTGTTTGCCCATGACTGATCTAGCATGAAAGTTTTgtttaatcaatttaattttaatcatgggcttggttttttttaacttctgaTTGGTAATGCATACCTCAGGTCAAGGATCATCTCTAATCATATGTGTGGGAATTTTGACTGGATATACGGACACGTTATACAAGATGTTGGTTCAGCTATCAGGTTGGTTGCAAGAAACTACATTATCATGATCCTTCAATATGATGGGGCTTTTATTTTAGTTGCTTTTCCCCCCTTTTGTGAGTTCTGGAGTTTGAAATGCTAGATTTAGTGATGGTGTGCTGGTCCTTAAAATCGTCAAAGATTGCTTTCTCGTCATTCATTGAAATAACTAAGCCATAAACCCTGGGTTAACTTGAGAAACAGAAACTGATCTCACATTGATTGGTAATCATTCTGATATTAACATATTTTCAGCAACTGCTGCTGGTCAGTTGTGTACTTGATTGACATCAATGGAGGCAAGTAAAATCCTGACAATCTCAGAAAAAGAACTGCAGAACATGAATTCTAGTTCTGTACTGTGAAGTTCTCTCCCCGTTTAAGTGTTACAATGATGGGATgctcaaaacatttttttttgttctgtcATTGCTTTCTTGATAGACAATATGCATATAAGGTCTTAACTTATACACTTCTATAAGCTTTAGTAAAATTCTATAAATTTGTAGTACTTTTGGAATGAATAGAGTTTGACTGAAGTCGAACTTTTAGAACCTTTAATGGCTCAAAGTGATGTTCccataaaatttcataaagtgGCATATTTGAATTCCACTTGTAGTGAGcaaattttgatttaacatGGAATGAAATTCTCAAGATATAGATTTGATTCCACATATGGTcattgttgagagagagagagagagagaggagaaaaaccttattcttattcattgtaatctctacttacaattgagagatatatatatacaaggctaggagtcctaactaccatacatgtgacctatattaacaaggaaagatagtatactatacaatacatacattatattcaacactccccctcaagctggagcatatacgtcatatgcaccaagcttgttacaaatatatttaatcctaggacctctgagagatttagtgaagatgtctgttagttgatcatttgaattgacaaaacttgtagcaacacatcctgatgcgatcttctctctaatgaaatgacagtcaacttcaatatgcttggtcctttcatgaaagactggattggatgcaatatgtaatgcggcctggttatcacagatgagtttcatctgttcatcctttccaaatctcaactcctgaagaagatgtctcaaccatatgagttcacatgttgccaaagccatagctcgatactcggcttcaacgctagatctggccactacatcttgtttcttactcttccaagatattagattacctctaataaaaacacagtaccctgaagtggaacgtctatatGGTGGGTGAGCcaacccaatctgcatctgtgtaaccaacaacttgagtatgacctctgttctcgtacaatacaccttggcctggtgtacttttgatatatcgaaggatacggattacggcatcccaatggctatcacatggtgactgtaggaattgactaacaacactcacaggaaaagaaatgtctggacgagtaatggtgagatagttcaatttacctacgagccgtcgatatctcccggggtctcctaaaggctccccctgtcctggtacaagtttgacattcggatccataggtgtgtctaccggtttacagtctaacataccggtttcttccaggatgtctaaagcatacttcctttgggaaaggaccacaccagaactagattgagctatctcaattcccaagaaatacttgagtttccccaagtctttggtctgaaagtgggtaaaaagatgttgctttagtttctgaataccatcctgatcactgcctgtaatgacgatgtcgtccacataaacaaccagataaatacactgccccaaggagttatgatgataaaaaactgaatggtctgctgtactgcgaagcatgccaaattcttgaacaacagaactaaaacggctaaaccatgctcgaggagattgtttcaagccatatagagaacggcgtaacctgcacactaaaccagactccccctgagcaacaaaaccaggaggttgctccatataaacttcctcggcaagatcaccatgaaggaagacatttttaatatccaactgataaagaggccaagaacacatagcagccatggagagaagcaagcggacagaagcaatcttggcaataggggagaatgtgtcaccataatcagaaccataaacttgagtatagcctttagcaactaaacgggccttaaggcgatcaacctgaccatcaggaccaaccttaactgcatagacccaacgacaaccaactgtagatttaccagagggtaaaacaacaagatcccaagtgccattagagtgcagagcagccatttcatccaccattgcctgtcgccagcctggatgggaaagagcttcatgggtgctctttggaagaggaACAGAGGATATAgtagaaacaaaagcagaatagggtgaagataatcgatgataactcaaaaaattgtaaataggatgaggattacgagtagagcgagtacctttccgaacagcaataggtaagtcattaggagaaggcagagccggggcaggtgaagccgaagggataggaagtgagtcagcaggtgcctcaggaaaagggagaggagcaacgacacgagggcgacgatgataaacctaaagtggtcgagggggcataacatcaggtggggagacaatgggaatgggcaagacttcagaaacaggaagagactcagaagtggtggaaaagaatggtgagtcctcaaagaaggtgacatcagcggagataaagtaccgatgagtctcaagggaataacaacgataacccttctgaagtctggaatatcccaagaagaggcacttcatggctttggcggaaagcttgtcctgtccaggagtgagaatatgaacaaagcaagtacaaccaaagacacgaggaggaaggaaataaagtggttggtcagggaaaagaagggagtgaggaatctgatcatgtaagacagaggagggcatacgattaatcaaataacaagcggtaagaacagcgtccccccaaaagcgaaaaggaacatgactatggaggaggagagtacgagctgtctcaacaagatgtcgattcttgcgttcagctaccccattttgttgaggagtatgagcacaagaagactgatgaagaatcccatgatgagacataaacgaagtaaattgggctgaaaaatattccctggcattgtcactgcgtaacacacgaatagaaatattgaattgggtttggatttcagtataaaatttctggaaaatagagaataactc includes:
- the LOC100256337 gene encoding preprotein translocase subunit SCY2, chloroplastic, with amino-acid sequence MSSEVEDWSMEMSTFAFSCVPEQLWTLLSGASLAMEATLLSSHHFNPRFFSPKPFKFPGGQVEHGLQLCCPFYARTNVSLKLISSESSARRFSLLSRPFLSRANKKLCVNFSEQLRSDYLNAEATPLQSVNDELFPQRHDDGSDVFGPHNVNNSETLQPRTKMFRNRFLNFARLGSVLNNAAESFFKSEIRRRLFVTAVLLVISRVGYFIPLPGFDRRLMPEDYLSFVSGSVDELGDFAGELKLSLFQLGISPQIAASILMQVLCHVVPSLVKLRKEGLDGHEKIKSYIWWISLGFAILEALVLACYSLTYSVYAASHRVKHVMVTTLFLVCGAMTMTWICDKISESGFGQGSSLIICVGILTGYTDTLYKMLVQLSGGAVSWWPYILAVLGVFTIVTMWAVVVTEGCRKIKLQYYGFKLASATRDDSPITEVEPYIPFNINPSGMQPVLTTAYLLAFPSILASLLRSPFWEHIKEILNPETSIGAEPWVYYSIYAFFVFVFNIFDIANMPKEIADYLNKMGARIPNIKPGKATIAYLTKIQASTRFWGGLLLSFLATMSTILDHYLRRINQGFSIGFTSVLIIVGSIIELRRSYQAYNVMPDLSKALRRYGV